The genomic window TCCTCGCTGCGGCCCGCCCGCGCGCCGACTATGTCTACGTCGCGCGCAACCCGCTGTTGCATGGCTCCGAAGACCCGGATGCGGAAGTGCCGCTTGCGAGCGGCCTGGGGCTTGCCGCCCTGGCCGGGCTTGTGGCCCTGGCCGCGAGACGCGTCTCGAAGCGGTAACGGCGGCTCGCGCCCCCGAAGAAAGAGAGAGGCCGTGAAATGACGCGTTGCGTCTCAGAACGGCTCGGCGAGGCGGTGGACCGTGCCGCAGGTCAGGATCGTCGCGCCACGGGGGTGCTTGCGCGTGATGAGTTGGTCGCCTTCCTCCAGGTCTATGTACTGGGTGGACGAGTCAAAGGCGAGGATTGCCGGCCCGCGCGTGACCAAAACGCGCACCTGAACCGAATCCGGCACCACCAGATGATTGGTGTGCTCGCTGGTGGCCTTGAACGCGATCCCAATACCCTGCGTGAACGCGCACCGCGTGATCTTGTTGAAGTACGCCGTGCTGCCGAAAGGCGTGCACAACACCAGACCGTCGCCTAGAATCTCGATGCCTTCCTCGTACGGATAGTCGTTGAGCCAGAGGCGAAAACGTACGGCGCTGTTGATGCGCCCCTTGTGTACATTGATTTCGTTCAGCGCGGTGACATAGCAGTCGGGCTCGCTTTCGCCGCGGCGTTGAATCGCGCATTCGACTTTCGTGTACTTCGTATGCAGGAGCGAGCCGTTGGCCAGATGCTGGATCACCTCGGCCGCGGGATGGCGAATGCAGCGTTTGCCCCGCATACTGTTCAGGATTGGCGCTTTCGGCACGCCCGGCCACGCCAATTCCGCGGCGAGCAGCGTGCCGTCGCCGCCATAGGAAACAACGATATCCGGGTCCGTATCCACACGGACCAGATTCGCATGTTTGGCCACCTCTTTTTCGAGGTCGCGCGCTTGCGCGCCAAACAACAATACTCTCTGTGCGTTATTCTTGGTACTTGGCATATGCGTGCAAGAACGGCAGACTGAAAAATCACAAACTCACGGCGATGCGCTCCTCGCGCGTTATTATAGCACGGTTCTAAAAGACGCGTGTCGAGAACCTTCGGCCCGCGAGGAATACGCCCGCCACCAGCAGCATGAGCAGCACGCTGTAGGCCGACGCGCCGGTGATCAGGCTGTCATGCAGAATCTCGCCAATCTTGACGGAAACCGGCTTGTTCGCAGCCGTGCAAAGCAGGATGGACGCGACGAACTCGCCCAGGCTCGTGGCGAACACGAGCGCCGTTGCGGCGGCGATGGCCGGGGCGAGCAACGGAAGGACGATCCGGCGGAAGCAATACGCCCGGGACGCGCCGAGCGTCTGCCCTGCTTCGAGGAGCGCGGCGTCGAAAGGCTCGATGGCCGCGGCGGCCATCCGCGTAAACAAGGGCGCGCCGCGGATGTAATAGGCGATAGGCAGGAGCCAGACCGTGTTCGCCAGAGGGAGCCAAGGGTCGTTGAAAGCCACGATCAGGTTCATGGCGATCACCGTTCCGGGCAGCGCCCAGGGGATCATCACGAGGAAATTGACCACGCCGCGCCACGGGCGCTTCCGGGCAATGAGGTAGGCGGCCGGCGCGCCAATTACGACCACCGCGGCGGTGCCGGCGGCGCTCATCCACAGGCTGTTGCCGATGGGCGCGAGCGCGCCGGAATGGCGAAACACCTCCACATAGTTCATCAACGTGAAACGGGTAGGCACGAGTTGCGTGTTCCATGCCCGGTAATCGATCAACGACAGCCAGATCAGCGCGAGATGCGGCATCAGGAGCAGCCCCGTCGCGCACCAGGCCAGACAGGCCGCTC from Candidatus Hydrogenedentota bacterium includes these protein-coding regions:
- a CDS encoding NAD(+)/NADH kinase, with the protein product MFGAQARDLEKEVAKHANLVRVDTDPDIVVSYGGDGTLLAAELAWPGVPKAPILNSMRGKRCIRHPAAEVIQHLANGSLLHTKYTKVECAIQRRGESEPDCYVTALNEINVHKGRINSAVRFRLWLNDYPYEEGIEILGDGLVLCTPFGSTAYFNKITRCAFTQGIGIAFKATSEHTNHLVVPDSVQVRVLVTRGPAILAFDSSTQYIDLEEGDQLITRKHPRGATILTCGTVHRLAEPF